In a single window of the Drosophila miranda strain MSH22 chromosome XL, D.miranda_PacBio2.1, whole genome shotgun sequence genome:
- the LOC108151801 gene encoding sperm flagellar protein 1-like, whose protein sequence is MSRLTKLNDMEHLMLNHWLDTHDIKLDYHTRNQFRDALAIARVFEKIHPEVVDLHSYIPRTSVAMMIENWKIFNTRVLTKLNICISQTDMERLALGAEGAIESLLYDLMVADYSLMRRFDSDKSFNHFDNVD, encoded by the coding sequence ATGTCACGCCTAACCAAATTGAACGATATGGAACACTTGATGCTGAACCACTGGCTGGATACGCACGACATCAAACTCGATTATCACACACGAAATCAGTTTCGCGATGCCCTGGCCATTGCCAGAGTCTTCGAGAAGATCCATCCAGAAGTCGTTGATTTGCACAGCTACATACCCCGCACCAGTGTGGCCATGATGATTGAGAACTGGAAGATATTCAATACGCGGGTCCTGACCAAACTCAATATTTGTATCTCACAAACGGATATGGAGAGGCTGGCCCTGGGCGCAGAGGGTGCCATTGAATCGCTTCTATATGATCTAATGGTCGCCGACTACAGCCTGATGAGGCGTTTCGATTCGGATAAATCTTTTAATCATTTCGATAATGTCGACTAA